Proteins encoded together in one Micromonospora auratinigra window:
- a CDS encoding ABC transporter ATP-binding protein yields the protein MTTGPGTPAVEVRDLRVELGGAQILAGVDLTVAVGEWVTVIGPNGAGKSTLLRAVGGLLSAPGAVSLFGTPIQSLRRRDRARVVATVAQSPVVPAGMSVLDYVLLGRTPYIPTLGRESAADLAAVHEVLDRLDLPGFGRRELATLSGGERQRVFLARALAQGATLLLLDEPTSALDIGHQQEVLELVDQLRREHELTVVATMHDLSVAGEYADRMVLLAGGRVAAVGSPQEVLTEDLLARHYRAHVRVVPGTHGPLVVPVRPH from the coding sequence GTGACCACCGGCCCGGGCACGCCCGCCGTCGAGGTGCGGGACCTGCGGGTCGAGTTGGGCGGGGCGCAGATCCTGGCCGGCGTCGACCTCACCGTCGCGGTCGGCGAGTGGGTCACCGTGATCGGCCCGAACGGCGCCGGCAAGTCGACCCTGCTGCGCGCCGTCGGCGGCCTGCTCTCCGCACCCGGCGCGGTCTCCCTCTTCGGTACGCCGATCCAGTCGTTGCGCCGCCGGGACCGGGCCCGGGTGGTCGCCACGGTCGCCCAGTCCCCGGTGGTCCCGGCCGGCATGTCGGTCCTCGACTACGTACTGCTCGGACGCACCCCGTACATCCCGACGCTGGGCCGGGAGTCGGCGGCCGACCTGGCGGCGGTGCACGAGGTGCTGGACCGGCTGGACCTGCCCGGCTTCGGCCGGCGCGAGCTGGCGACCCTCTCCGGCGGGGAGCGGCAGCGGGTGTTCCTGGCCCGGGCCCTCGCCCAGGGGGCCACCCTGCTGCTGCTGGACGAGCCGACCAGCGCGCTGGACATCGGCCACCAGCAGGAGGTGCTGGAGCTGGTCGACCAGCTCCGCCGCGAGCACGAGCTGACCGTCGTCGCCACCATGCACGACCTCTCCGTCGCCGGCGAGTACGCCGACCGGATGGTCCTGCTCGCCGGAGGCCGCGTCGCCGCGGTCGGGTCCCCGCAGGAGGTGCTCACCGAGGACCTCCTCGCCCGGCACTACCGCGCCCACGTCCGGGTCGTCCCCGGCACCCACGGCCCCCTGGTCGTCCCCGTCCGCCCCCACTGA
- a CDS encoding C39 family peptidase, translating to MVKTSLRATAVAGLAALALLGPVAPAAAGRPATGGTAVTHDEQITWQGWSGTGWSAGTGAGTTATAAGLTLATPVGTTVYRDPHTGIRRTWAYGTWTAPVTQVGFGATELVASWNADTPAGTWLQVEVQGTYTTGTRTPWYVLGRWASGDADIKRTSVDKQTDKTSSVWTDTLAIDNPAGGTLLRAHQLRVTLYRDPASTATPVLRSVGAMSSNVPDRFTVAPSAGGTAWGTELAVPRYSQEIHAGQYPEYDGGGEAWCSPTSTEMLVEYWGRKPADTSWVDPTYADPTVDHAARMTYDYQYQGAGNWPFNTAYAAGFPGLEAKVTRLHSLAELEYFIAAGIPVATSVSFLASELDGAGYGTSGHLMTVIGFTATGDVIANDPASPTDAAVRHVYQRDQFEQIWLRTRRTTASGGTGSGSGGIVYLIKPTTVAWPTVAGSTNW from the coding sequence ATGGTCAAGACATCCCTGCGCGCGACCGCCGTCGCCGGCCTCGCCGCGCTCGCCCTCCTCGGCCCCGTCGCACCCGCCGCCGCCGGCCGTCCGGCGACCGGCGGCACCGCCGTCACCCACGACGAACAGATCACCTGGCAGGGCTGGTCGGGCACCGGTTGGTCCGCCGGCACCGGCGCCGGCACCACGGCCACCGCCGCCGGCCTCACCCTGGCCACCCCGGTCGGCACCACCGTCTACCGGGACCCGCACACCGGCATCCGACGCACCTGGGCGTACGGGACCTGGACCGCGCCGGTCACCCAGGTCGGCTTCGGCGCGACCGAACTGGTCGCCTCGTGGAACGCCGACACCCCGGCCGGCACCTGGCTCCAGGTCGAGGTCCAGGGCACCTACACCACCGGCACCCGGACCCCCTGGTACGTGCTGGGCCGCTGGGCCTCCGGCGACGCCGACATCAAGCGGACCAGCGTCGACAAGCAGACCGACAAGACCTCCAGCGTCTGGACCGACACCCTCGCCATCGACAACCCGGCCGGCGGGACGCTGCTGCGGGCGCACCAGCTCCGGGTGACCCTCTACCGGGACCCGGCGTCCACCGCCACCCCCGTGCTCCGCTCGGTGGGCGCGATGAGCTCGAACGTCCCGGACCGGTTCACCGTCGCGCCGAGCGCCGGCGGCACCGCCTGGGGCACCGAGCTGGCCGTGCCGCGCTACTCCCAGGAGATCCACGCCGGGCAGTACCCCGAGTACGACGGCGGCGGCGAGGCCTGGTGCTCACCCACCTCCACCGAGATGCTGGTCGAGTACTGGGGCCGCAAGCCGGCCGACACCTCCTGGGTCGACCCGACGTACGCCGACCCGACCGTCGACCACGCCGCCCGGATGACCTACGACTACCAGTACCAGGGCGCCGGCAACTGGCCGTTCAACACCGCGTACGCGGCCGGCTTCCCCGGGCTGGAGGCCAAGGTGACGCGGCTGCACTCCCTGGCCGAGCTGGAGTACTTCATCGCCGCCGGGATCCCCGTGGCGACCAGCGTGTCCTTCCTCGCCAGCGAGCTGGACGGGGCGGGCTACGGCACCTCCGGGCACCTGATGACGGTGATCGGCTTCACCGCCACCGGCGACGTGATCGCCAACGACCCCGCCTCGCCGACCGACGCCGCCGTCCGGCACGTCTACCAGCGGGACCAGTTCGAACAGATCTGGCTCCGGACCAGACGGACCACCGCCAGCGGCGGCACCGGCAGCGGCTCCGGCGGCATCGTCTACCTGATCAAGCCCACCACGGTGGCCTGGCCGACGGTGGCCGGCTCCACCAACTGGTGA
- a CDS encoding DUF4229 domain-containing protein: protein MSAAVKYTLGRIGLFVAVLAALWFVDMNMFLRLMLALVFSAALSFFLLKGWRDEMAGEMAEASERRRAEKERLRSALAGDDQPAEDGPGEQRS from the coding sequence GTGAGCGCGGCGGTCAAGTACACGCTGGGCCGGATCGGGCTGTTCGTCGCGGTGCTGGCGGCCCTCTGGTTCGTCGACATGAACATGTTCCTGCGGCTGATGCTGGCGCTGGTCTTCTCCGCCGCGCTCTCGTTCTTCCTGCTCAAGGGCTGGCGGGACGAGATGGCCGGGGAGATGGCCGAGGCGTCGGAGCGACGGCGGGCGGAGAAGGAGCGGCTGCGCTCCGCCCTGGCCGGCGACGACCAGCCCGCCGAGGACGGCCCGGGCGAGCAGCGGAGCTGA
- a CDS encoding FecCD family ABC transporter permease produces MRKRWLVAGIGAVLVALIAGVSLGPVSLPPGSVAAELLNLLPGVHLDSGLTEQEIAIVTELRLPRVVLGLLVGGLLALAGGCYQGVFRNPLADPYLLGVAAGAGFAVTAVIALGAGAGGALSGMPVTIPLAAFVGSLGAVAMTYGLGVAGGRDRSPATLILAGVAVSAFLSAGQTYLLQRHSESIQQVYSWLLGRLATAGWHDVLLVLPYFALTAVVVLLHRRELDVLSLGDDEASSLGLHPQRSRWLLVAAASLGTAAAVSASGLIGFVGIIVPHTVRLLAGSSYRVILPLSMLFGAAFLALTDVVARTAAAPAEIPIGVVTALLGGPFFVLVLRTSRRVFS; encoded by the coding sequence CTGCGCAAACGCTGGCTCGTCGCCGGCATCGGCGCGGTGCTGGTCGCCCTGATCGCCGGGGTGTCCCTCGGCCCGGTCAGCCTGCCGCCCGGCAGCGTGGCCGCCGAACTGCTCAACCTGCTGCCCGGGGTGCACCTGGACAGCGGGCTCACCGAGCAGGAGATCGCCATCGTCACCGAGCTGCGGCTGCCCCGGGTCGTGCTCGGCCTGCTCGTCGGTGGGCTGCTCGCCCTGGCCGGCGGCTGCTACCAGGGCGTCTTCCGCAACCCGCTGGCCGACCCGTACCTGCTCGGAGTGGCGGCCGGCGCGGGGTTCGCGGTGACCGCCGTGATCGCGCTCGGCGCGGGAGCCGGCGGCGCGCTCTCCGGCATGCCGGTCACCATCCCGCTCGCCGCGTTCGTCGGCTCGCTCGGTGCGGTCGCCATGACGTACGGGCTCGGCGTGGCCGGCGGACGGGACCGGTCCCCGGCCACCCTGATCCTGGCCGGGGTCGCGGTCTCCGCGTTCCTCTCCGCCGGCCAGACGTACCTGCTGCAACGGCACTCCGAGAGCATCCAGCAGGTCTACTCCTGGCTGCTCGGGCGGCTCGCCACCGCCGGCTGGCACGACGTGCTGCTGGTGCTGCCCTACTTCGCGCTCACCGCCGTCGTGGTGCTGCTGCACCGCCGCGAACTGGACGTGCTCTCGCTCGGCGACGACGAGGCCAGCAGCCTGGGCCTGCACCCGCAGCGCTCCCGCTGGCTGCTGGTCGCCGCCGCCTCGCTGGGCACCGCCGCCGCCGTCTCCGCCTCGGGCCTGATCGGGTTCGTCGGGATCATCGTGCCGCACACCGTCCGGCTGCTCGCCGGGTCGAGCTACCGGGTGATCCTGCCGCTGTCGATGCTCTTCGGCGCGGCCTTCCTGGCGCTGACCGACGTGGTGGCCCGGACCGCCGCCGCCCCCGCCGAGATCCCGATCGGGGTGGTCACCGCGCTGCTCGGCGGCCCGTTCTTCGTGCTCGTGCTGCGTACCTCCCGGCGGGTGTTCTCGTGA
- the mqnE gene encoding aminofutalosine synthase MqnE, translated as MDAGLKRELEAKVYAGERLTREDGIALYDSDDLAWLGRLAHHRRTELNGDRVMFNVNRHLNLTNVCSASCAYCSFQRKPGEKDAYTMRIDEAVRKAKEMEDEQLTELHIVNGLHPTLPWRYYPKVLRELKAALPNVNLKAFTATEVQWFEKISGLSADEILDELMDAGLESLTGGGAEIFDWEVRQHIVDHACHWEDWSRIHRLAHSKGMKTPSTMLYGHIEEPRHRVDHVLRLRELQDETGGFQVFIPLRYQHDFVDSADGKIRNRIQAETTMASPAESLKTFAVSRLLFDNIPHLKNFWVMHGLSVAQLSLNFGVDDLDGSVVEYKITHDADSYGTPNTMHRDDLLHLIWDAGFRPVERNTRYEVVREYDAAPSMAERRAEPQQVWA; from the coding sequence ATGGACGCCGGACTCAAGCGCGAGCTCGAAGCGAAGGTGTACGCGGGGGAGCGGCTGACCCGTGAGGACGGGATCGCCCTCTACGACAGCGACGACCTCGCCTGGCTGGGGCGGCTGGCGCACCACCGGCGTACCGAGCTGAACGGCGACCGGGTGATGTTCAACGTCAACCGGCACCTGAACCTGACCAACGTGTGCAGCGCGAGCTGCGCGTACTGCTCGTTCCAGCGCAAGCCGGGCGAGAAGGACGCGTACACGATGCGCATCGACGAGGCGGTCCGCAAGGCCAAGGAGATGGAGGACGAGCAGCTCACCGAGCTGCACATCGTCAACGGCCTGCACCCGACGCTGCCCTGGCGCTACTACCCGAAGGTGCTGCGCGAGCTGAAGGCCGCGCTGCCGAACGTCAACCTCAAGGCGTTCACCGCCACCGAGGTGCAGTGGTTCGAGAAGATCTCCGGGCTGAGCGCCGACGAGATCCTCGACGAGCTGATGGACGCCGGCCTGGAGTCGCTGACCGGTGGTGGCGCGGAGATCTTCGACTGGGAGGTCCGGCAGCACATCGTCGACCACGCCTGCCACTGGGAGGACTGGTCGCGGATCCACCGGCTGGCCCACTCGAAGGGCATGAAGACCCCGTCGACGATGCTCTACGGCCACATCGAGGAGCCCCGGCACCGGGTCGACCACGTGCTGCGGCTGCGGGAGCTCCAGGACGAGACCGGCGGCTTCCAGGTCTTCATCCCGCTGCGCTACCAGCACGACTTCGTGGACAGCGCGGACGGCAAGATCCGTAACCGGATCCAGGCCGAGACCACGATGGCCTCGCCGGCCGAGTCGCTGAAGACCTTCGCCGTGTCCCGGCTGCTCTTCGACAACATCCCGCACCTGAAGAACTTCTGGGTGATGCACGGTCTCTCGGTGGCCCAGCTGTCGTTGAACTTCGGTGTGGACGACCTGGACGGCTCGGTCGTGGAATACAAGATCACCCACGACGCCGACTCGTACGGCACGCCGAACACCATGCACCGCGACGACCTGCTGCACCTGATCTGGGACGCCGGCTTCCGCCCGGTCGAGCGGAACACCCGCTACGAGGTCGTCCGCGAGTACGACGCCGCCCCGTCGATGGCCGAGCGGCGGGCCGAGCCGCAGCAGGTCTGGGCCTGA
- a CDS encoding DEAD/DEAH box helicase, giving the protein MTTYAAPGTSSSADQLSTPELPATDTTDFAALGLPRQLVEALARQGITTPFEIQRATMPDALAGRDVLGRGQTGSGKTLAFGLPVIARLADRNRARPLHPRALVLVPTRELAMQVNDALVPLGKAVGIFLKTAVGGVPYDRQIDALRRGVEIVVATPGRLGDLIERGVCKLDDVEITVLDEADQMADMGFLPEVTQLLAKTPADAQRLLFSATLDNDVDSLVKRFMTDPVTHSTAPATAAVSTMDHHLLLIPPHDKFAVAASIAARDGRTMLFARTQLGVDRLVEQLTAVGVRAGGLHGGKTQRMRTRTLAEFREGRMNVLVATDVAARGIHVDGVSLVLHVDPPKDPKDYLHRAGRTARAGESGAVATLVLPKQRRTTLAMLEKAGVEPAEARVRAGDAALAELTGAREPSGVPVRDEPESRRDRPSGARRFGERDGRRFGDRDGGGERRYGDRDGRGERRYGDRPSADRDGRGFSDRGERRFGDRDQQRGDGYGRPSGERRFGDRERGPAERRFGDRPAGERGDRRFDDRSSAGSRRGYGDRPSSGGRSFGDRPSSGGERGYGDRSSSGGGRGYDDRDGRGERRFGDRPGAERGSADHGQRGSSDRDRGSYDRGSSDRDRGSYDRGSFDRDRGERRFGDRDGRGAPRFGERAGEFRPAERRSGFRPDGRGRDDRRGSGGRPPARTH; this is encoded by the coding sequence TTGACCACCTACGCTGCCCCCGGCACGTCCTCGTCCGCAGATCAGCTCTCCACGCCGGAACTCCCGGCCACCGACACCACCGACTTCGCCGCGCTGGGGCTGCCCCGGCAGCTCGTCGAGGCGCTCGCCCGGCAGGGCATCACCACCCCGTTCGAGATCCAGCGCGCCACCATGCCGGACGCGCTGGCCGGGCGGGACGTGCTCGGCCGGGGCCAGACCGGCTCCGGCAAGACGCTCGCCTTCGGGCTGCCGGTGATCGCCCGGCTCGCCGACCGGAACCGGGCCCGGCCGCTGCACCCCCGGGCCCTGGTCCTGGTGCCGACCCGCGAGCTGGCCATGCAGGTCAACGACGCGCTGGTGCCGCTCGGCAAGGCGGTCGGCATCTTCCTCAAGACCGCCGTCGGCGGCGTCCCGTACGACCGGCAGATCGACGCGCTGCGCCGGGGCGTGGAGATCGTCGTGGCCACCCCCGGGCGGCTCGGCGACCTGATCGAGCGCGGCGTCTGCAAGCTGGACGACGTCGAGATCACCGTGCTGGACGAGGCCGACCAGATGGCCGACATGGGCTTCCTGCCCGAGGTCACCCAGCTGCTCGCGAAGACCCCGGCGGACGCCCAGCGGCTGCTCTTCTCGGCCACCCTGGACAACGACGTCGACTCGCTGGTCAAGCGGTTCATGACCGACCCGGTCACGCACTCCACCGCACCGGCCACCGCGGCGGTGTCCACCATGGACCACCACCTGCTGCTGATCCCGCCGCACGACAAGTTCGCCGTCGCGGCGTCCATCGCGGCCCGGGACGGCCGCACCATGCTCTTCGCCCGTACGCAGCTCGGTGTCGACCGGCTGGTCGAGCAGCTCACCGCGGTGGGGGTTCGCGCCGGTGGGCTGCACGGCGGCAAGACCCAGCGGATGCGTACCCGGACGCTGGCCGAGTTCCGTGAGGGCCGGATGAACGTGCTGGTCGCCACCGACGTGGCGGCCCGGGGCATCCACGTCGACGGGGTCTCCCTGGTGCTGCACGTGGACCCGCCGAAGGACCCGAAGGACTACCTGCACCGGGCCGGCCGTACGGCGCGTGCCGGCGAGTCGGGCGCGGTGGCCACCCTGGTGCTGCCGAAGCAGCGCCGGACCACCCTGGCCATGTTGGAGAAGGCGGGCGTCGAGCCGGCCGAGGCGCGGGTGCGCGCGGGTGACGCGGCGCTGGCCGAGCTGACCGGCGCGCGGGAGCCCAGCGGCGTACCGGTCCGCGACGAGCCCGAGTCCCGCCGCGACCGCCCGTCCGGTGCCCGCCGCTTCGGCGAGCGCGACGGCCGGCGCTTCGGCGACCGGGACGGCGGGGGCGAGCGGCGCTACGGCGACCGCGACGGTCGGGGCGAGCGCCGCTACGGCGACCGGCCCTCGGCCGACCGGGACGGACGCGGTTTCTCCGACCGGGGTGAGCGGCGCTTCGGCGACCGCGACCAGCAGCGCGGCGACGGCTACGGCCGGCCCTCCGGTGAGCGGCGCTTCGGTGACCGGGAGCGCGGTCCGGCCGAGCGGCGCTTCGGCGACCGCCCGGCCGGTGAGCGTGGCGACCGGCGCTTCGACGACCGGTCCTCGGCCGGCAGCAGGCGCGGTTACGGCGACCGGCCGTCGTCGGGCGGGCGCAGCTTCGGCGACCGCCCCTCGTCCGGCGGCGAGCGCGGTTACGGCGACCGGTCCTCGTCCGGCGGCGGGCGGGGTTACGACGACCGGGACGGGCGGGGCGAGCGTCGCTTCGGCGACCGGCCCGGCGCGGAGCGCGGTTCCGCCGACCACGGCCAGCGCGGCTCGTCCGACCGGGACCGGGGTTCGTACGATCGCGGCTCGTCCGACCGGGACCGGGGTTCGTACGATCGCGGCTCGTTCGACCGGGACCGCGGCGAGCGACGGTTCGGCGACCGGGACGGCCGGGGCGCGCCGCGGTTCGGCGAGCGGGCCGGCGAGTTCCGGCCGGCGGAGCGCCGGAGCGGCTTCCGCCCCGACGGGCGGGGTCGGGACGACCGGCGTGGCTCCGGCGGTCGGCCGCCGGCGCGTACCCACTGA
- a CDS encoding C40 family peptidase, whose product MVDSRRVRRQRRGGPVISPVLRPKLWAALLGVVAAAAMATPAWADPLPDTVPDTGLRPPQVSVQIPGLPGQPAGGLATTAPVTNPAGGPLMAQVNAAETQVAQLGENLVRVKGERDDAQAQLTLATTTLQQARDALARAQEKARNAAADAVKADAALPPGAFGSDLRQLDALQRITRGDKAQGATTAVDGEVARATSAAQIAQRAYDSAQQRATEKAAEYVKVEGDLHRQEAALLKLRKDNSALLLAAARQEDAAEQQLGGGYVVNQNVSGLAAHPTALAAVRYALAQLGDPYLWAAEGPDRFDCSGLMLASYQAAGYQGLPRVSRDQYYATRTRTVDPNALLPGDLLFFASGSSWTSIHHVAMYIGNGKMVEAPRTGDVVKISVVRWSRLYAATRVVGGVPGPATSPPAVPATPAPAPGATKTPKPKPTPSATKPTHSPSPRPSTSSPSPSTSPSSSPTPTPSTSPSPTPSDPPAPSPTGATSEPSTTTTRSAAPTSSESSTTTRSAAPTGSTVESASAAASSGS is encoded by the coding sequence ATGGTCGACAGCAGGCGGGTCCGACGGCAGCGACGCGGGGGCCCGGTGATCTCGCCGGTGCTGCGCCCGAAGCTCTGGGCCGCCCTGCTCGGCGTGGTGGCGGCGGCCGCGATGGCCACCCCCGCCTGGGCCGACCCCCTGCCGGACACGGTGCCCGACACCGGGCTGCGGCCGCCCCAGGTCAGCGTGCAGATCCCCGGCCTGCCCGGCCAGCCCGCCGGTGGCCTGGCCACCACCGCCCCGGTCACCAACCCGGCCGGCGGCCCGTTGATGGCGCAGGTGAACGCCGCCGAGACGCAGGTCGCCCAGCTCGGCGAGAACCTGGTCCGGGTCAAGGGCGAGCGTGACGACGCGCAGGCCCAGCTCACCCTCGCCACCACGACGCTCCAGCAGGCCCGCGACGCGCTCGCCCGGGCCCAGGAGAAGGCGAGGAACGCCGCCGCCGACGCGGTCAAGGCCGACGCCGCGCTGCCACCCGGCGCGTTCGGGTCGGACCTGCGCCAGCTCGACGCCCTCCAGCGGATCACCCGTGGCGACAAGGCGCAGGGGGCGACCACCGCCGTCGACGGCGAGGTCGCCCGGGCCACCAGCGCCGCGCAGATCGCCCAGCGGGCGTACGACTCGGCGCAGCAGCGCGCCACCGAGAAGGCGGCCGAGTACGTCAAGGTCGAGGGCGACCTGCACCGGCAGGAAGCCGCGCTGCTGAAGCTGCGCAAGGACAACTCGGCCCTGCTGCTGGCAGCCGCCCGCCAGGAGGACGCGGCCGAGCAGCAGCTCGGCGGCGGCTACGTGGTCAACCAGAACGTCAGCGGGCTGGCCGCCCACCCGACCGCGCTGGCCGCGGTGCGCTACGCCCTCGCCCAGCTCGGCGACCCCTACCTCTGGGCGGCCGAGGGGCCGGACCGCTTCGACTGCTCCGGGCTGATGCTCGCGTCGTACCAGGCGGCCGGTTACCAGGGGCTGCCCCGGGTCTCCCGGGACCAGTACTACGCGACCCGCACCCGGACGGTCGACCCGAACGCGCTGCTCCCCGGCGACCTGCTCTTCTTCGCCTCGGGCAGCAGCTGGACGAGCATCCACCACGTCGCCATGTACATCGGCAACGGCAAGATGGTCGAGGCGCCCCGCACCGGCGACGTCGTCAAGATCTCGGTGGTCCGGTGGAGCCGGCTCTACGCCGCCACCCGGGTGGTCGGCGGGGTGCCCGGCCCGGCCACGTCCCCCCCGGCTGTCCCGGCCACGCCGGCTCCGGCACCCGGCGCGACGAAGACGCCGAAGCCGAAGCCGACCCCCAGCGCCACCAAGCCGACCCACTCGCCGTCGCCCAGGCCGAGCACGTCGAGCCCGAGCCCGTCGACCTCGCCCAGTTCCTCGCCGACGCCGACGCCGAGCACGTCGCCGTCGCCCACCCCGTCCGACCCGCCCGCCCCGTCCCCGACCGGCGCGACCAGCGAGCCGAGCACGACGACCACCCGGTCGGCCGCGCCGACCAGCAGCGAGTCGAGCACCACCACCCGGTCCGCCGCACCGACCGGCAGCACGGTGGAGAGCGCTTCCGCCGCCGCGAGCAGCGGAAGCTGA
- a CDS encoding C39 family peptidase — MVRPALRAVALAGVAALALLGTAVPAQADNNLPVVAHDEQITFQEFSKYPDWRGGTHQGTYAVPGHRTGITIGQPAGTTAFTDEHTGTARTWEYATWTSPEQQVGFDAGELVASWNADTPAGTWIQVELHGTYNTGAQTPWYVMGRWASGDQDIKRATLDGQGDPWSSIWTDTFSIDDAKAGVLLRSYQLRLTLYRAPGQAASPTVRMLGAMSSNVPDRFTVAPSKGGIAWGTELAVPRYSQNIHKGEYPEYDNGGEAWCSPTSTEMVVEYWGRKPSAEDTAWVNPAYADPTVDHAARMTYDYEYEGAGNWPFNTAYAASFPGLDARVTRLHSLDEVERFIKAGIPVVTSQSFLASELDGANYGTSGHLFVVVGFTADGDVIVNDPASSSDDAVRNVYKRSQFEQIWLRTKRYRANGTVAGGSGGIAYLIKPADRPWPVVPGSTNW; from the coding sequence ATGGTCAGACCAGCCCTGCGCGCGGTCGCCCTCGCCGGCGTCGCCGCGCTAGCCCTGCTCGGCACGGCGGTCCCCGCCCAGGCCGACAACAACCTGCCGGTCGTCGCGCACGACGAGCAGATCACCTTCCAGGAGTTCTCGAAGTACCCGGACTGGCGCGGCGGCACCCACCAGGGCACCTACGCCGTCCCCGGGCACCGCACCGGGATCACCATCGGCCAGCCGGCCGGCACCACCGCGTTCACCGACGAGCACACCGGCACCGCCCGCACCTGGGAGTACGCCACCTGGACCTCCCCGGAGCAGCAGGTCGGCTTCGACGCCGGCGAACTGGTCGCCTCGTGGAACGCCGACACCCCGGCCGGCACCTGGATCCAGGTCGAGCTGCACGGCACCTACAACACCGGCGCGCAGACCCCCTGGTACGTGATGGGCCGCTGGGCCTCCGGCGACCAGGACATCAAGCGGGCCACCCTGGACGGTCAGGGTGACCCCTGGTCGAGCATCTGGACCGACACGTTCTCCATCGACGACGCGAAGGCCGGGGTGCTGCTGCGGTCGTACCAGCTCCGGCTGACCCTCTACCGGGCGCCGGGACAGGCCGCGTCGCCCACGGTCCGGATGCTGGGCGCGATGAGCTCCAACGTGCCGGACCGGTTCACCGTCGCGCCGAGCAAGGGCGGCATCGCCTGGGGCACCGAGCTGGCCGTGCCGCGCTACTCGCAGAACATCCACAAGGGCGAGTACCCGGAGTACGACAACGGCGGCGAGGCCTGGTGCTCGCCGACCTCCACCGAGATGGTGGTCGAGTACTGGGGGCGCAAGCCGTCCGCCGAGGACACCGCCTGGGTGAACCCGGCGTACGCCGACCCGACCGTCGACCACGCCGCCCGGATGACCTACGACTACGAGTACGAGGGCGCCGGCAACTGGCCGTTCAACACCGCGTACGCGGCCAGCTTCCCCGGCCTGGACGCCCGGGTCACCCGGCTGCACTCGCTGGACGAGGTGGAGCGCTTCATCAAGGCGGGCATCCCGGTGGTCACCTCGCAGTCCTTCCTCGCCAGCGAGCTGGACGGGGCGAACTACGGCACCTCCGGGCACCTCTTCGTGGTGGTCGGCTTCACCGCCGACGGTGACGTGATCGTCAACGACCCCGCCTCGTCCTCGGACGACGCGGTGCGCAACGTCTACAAGCGGTCCCAGTTCGAGCAGATCTGGCTGCGCACCAAGCGGTACCGGGCGAACGGCACGGTGGCCGGCGGCTCGGGTGGCATCGCGTACCTGATCAAGCCGGCGGACCGGCCGTGGCCGGTCGTCCCGGGCTCGACCAACTGGTGA
- a CDS encoding ABC transporter substrate-binding protein produces MSRRTPRLLAATLAVGALLLGGCAEKTSTDTPAASGSSAAAAFPVTVGKLTLQKRPEKIVSLSPTATEMLFKIGAGKQVTAVDDQSNFPPEAPKSDLSGFQPNAEAIAGKTPDLVVLSNDTNKIVDQLTTLKIPVLLTPAAATLDDTYRQLGDLGKLTGHPAEADAVVTQMKNDIAALTKDLPQRAKKLSYYHELGPELYSATSKTFIGSIYALAGLENIADASDADGKNGGYPQLSQEVIVKANPDFVFLADTKCCKQTPETVKARSGWAGVTAVKNNQVVGLDDDIASRWGPRVVELLKAIVDATAKVPA; encoded by the coding sequence ATGTCCCGACGTACCCCCCGGCTCCTCGCCGCCACCCTCGCGGTCGGCGCCCTGCTCCTCGGCGGCTGCGCCGAGAAGACCTCGACCGACACCCCCGCCGCGAGCGGCAGCTCGGCGGCGGCCGCCTTCCCGGTCACCGTCGGCAAGCTGACCCTTCAGAAGCGGCCCGAGAAGATCGTCTCGCTCTCGCCCACCGCGACCGAGATGCTCTTCAAGATCGGTGCCGGCAAGCAGGTCACCGCCGTGGACGACCAGTCGAACTTCCCGCCGGAGGCGCCCAAGAGCGACCTCTCCGGCTTCCAGCCGAACGCCGAGGCGATCGCCGGGAAGACCCCCGACCTGGTGGTGCTCTCCAACGACACCAACAAGATCGTCGACCAGCTCACCACGCTGAAGATCCCGGTGCTGCTCACCCCGGCGGCGGCCACCCTCGACGACACCTACCGGCAGCTCGGTGACCTGGGCAAGCTCACCGGCCACCCGGCCGAGGCGGACGCGGTCGTGACGCAGATGAAGAACGACATCGCCGCGCTCACCAAGGACCTGCCGCAGCGGGCGAAGAAGCTCAGCTACTACCACGAGCTGGGCCCGGAGCTGTACAGCGCGACCAGCAAGACCTTCATCGGCTCGATCTACGCGCTCGCCGGCCTGGAGAACATCGCCGACGCGTCCGACGCCGACGGGAAGAACGGCGGCTATCCGCAGCTCTCCCAGGAGGTCATCGTCAAGGCGAACCCCGACTTCGTCTTCCTGGCCGACACCAAGTGCTGCAAGCAGACCCCGGAGACCGTCAAGGCGCGCAGCGGCTGGGCCGGCGTCACCGCGGTGAAGAACAACCAGGTCGTCGGCCTCGACGACGACATCGCCTCCCGCTGGGGCCCGCGCGTGGTGGAGCTGCTCAAGGCGATCGTCGACGCCACCGCCAAGGTCCCGGCCTGA